A stretch of Dryobates pubescens isolate bDryPub1 chromosome 35, bDryPub1.pri, whole genome shotgun sequence DNA encodes these proteins:
- the GPR61 gene encoding G-protein coupled receptor 61, which produces MEPSLPSPWGWNGSRGARGLQPSPSPMPPNGTADAKPKDVASKSVGLFFMLLLDLVAIVGNAAVMTVIVKTPALRKFVFVFHLCLVDFLAALTLMPLEMLSGSAVFESPVLGEALCRVYLFLSVCFISMCILSISTINVERYYYVVHPMRYEVRMTVGLVACVLVGVWLKAVATSLVPVLGWLAPDHRPPPPPSSSSSSSSSSPPPPPAGRGCSLQWSRGPYCKFFVVFFAAFYFLLPLLIIVVVYCSMFKVARVAAMHHGPLPTWMETPRRRRSESLSSRSTMVTTSGAPRTTPQRTFGGGKAAAILLAVGGQFLFCWLPYFSFHLYTALSSQPLVGPAAETVVTWLGYFCFTSNPFFYGCLNRQIRAELGRLLTCFFKQPPEEDLRLPSREGSIEENFLQFLQGTGCPAEPRPRTPSPKRDQPPVDFRIPGQIDEEAVEGSERRGGDGLCVPPGGLSQT; this is translated from the coding sequence AtggagccctccctgccctcgcCCTGGGGCTGGAACGGCTCTAGGGGGGCTcgggggctgcagcccagccccagccccatgccCCCCAACGGCACGGCCGACGCCAAGCCTAAAGACGTGGCCTCCAAATCGGTTGGGCTCTtcttcatgctgctgctggacctgGTGGCCATCGTGGGCAACGCGGCCGTCATGACGGTGATCGTCAAGACCCCGGCGCTGCGCAAGTTCGTCTTCGTCTTCCACCTCTGCCTGGTGGACTTCCTGGCCGCCCTCACCCTGATGCCGCTGGAGATGCTCTCGGGCTCGGCCGTGTTCGAGAGCCCGGTGCTGGGCGAGGCGCTGTGCCGAGTCTACCTGTTCCTCAGCGTCTGCTTCATCAGCATGTGCATCCTCTCCATCTCCACCATCAACGTGGAGCGCTACTACTACGTGGTGCACCCCATGCGCTACGAGGTGAGGATGACCGTGGGGCTGGTGGCCTGCGTCCTGGTGGGCGTCTGGCTCAAAGCCGTGGCCACCTCCCTCGTCCCCGTCCTGGGTTGGTTGGCCCCCGACcaccgccccccgccgccgccttcctcctcctcgtcGTCGTCGTCGTcgtcgccgccgccgcctcccgccgGCCGCGGCTGTTCGTTGCAATGGAGCCGCGGGCCCTACTGCAAGTTCTTCGTGGTGTTCTTCGCCGCCTTTTacttcctcctgcccctcctcatCATCGTGGTGGTCTACTGCAGCATGTTCAAGGTGGCGCGGGTGGCCGCCATGCACCACGGGCCGCTGCCCACCTGGATGGAGACCCCGCGGCGGCGCCGCTCCGAGTCGCTCAGCAGCCGCTCCACCATGGTGACCACCTCGGGAGCCCCCCGGACCACCCCGCAGAGGACGTTCGGAGGGGGCAAAGCCGCCGCCATCCTCTTAGCCGTGGGGGGCCAATTCCTCTTCTGCTGGTTGCCCTACTTCTCCTTCCACCTCTACACGgcgctcagctcccagcccttggtGGGGCCGGCGGCGGAGACCGTGGTCACTTGGCTCGGGTACTTCTGCTTTACCTCCAACCCTTTCTTCTACGGGTGCCTCAACCGGCAGATCCGGGCCGAGCTGGGCCGGCTCCTGACCTGTTTCTTCAAGCAGCCCCCCGAGGAGGACCTGCGGCTGCCCAGCCGGGAGGGCTCCATCGAGGAGAACTTCCTGCAGTTCCTGCAGGGCACCGGCTGCCCGGCCGAGCCCCGGCCccgcacccccagccccaagcgGGACCAGCCCCCCGTCGATTTTCGCATCCCGGGGCAGATCGACGAGGAGGCGGTGGAGGGCTCGGAGCGACGCGGGGGGGATGGGCTCTGTGTGCCCCCGGGGGGCCTCTCCCAAACCTGA